The Astatotilapia calliptera chromosome 17, fAstCal1.2, whole genome shotgun sequence genome has a segment encoding these proteins:
- the vezt gene encoding vezatin isoform X2 produces MTEEFDEDVVFENSPLFQYLQDLGHTDFEACPTASQEEEYGEQEGDLTSPGGDPQKTSGLWRLAEALWRWSPFHQAAASRKLDQKLDCMFGQYSVRCILDQDVLLQEDVELIELLDPSLLTLGSSPSGSPRRANTLPRPSLIAKPSLWDMAGLVGLASVLLGLCSVSGGLWSLAAAPWGLALLGWVGLRMVTLWRQGRMQRAVHTRATQLQTLVHNGKTLTGLSRKALRLVQETEVISRGFTLVSAASSFSRAGPGAGLRGQQLIGLRKALYRALRSAFRASRRATCHMLKAFPLNSEIDNVTNYVSAVPLKELGLGLGIEHLGDEQAQELTDDYSLPALKMLFQLWVGQSSECFRRLALLLSPSRVEESEEIRPTEDASSPLPLPPPLYRSISAVTEPLHHALASCLGEVQRSFDFHRHFETQPRTTGCDRTGRAREKCRELNTLHTSIRSLQLHLKALLSEMIILEDDLEKLMVSKELTELTLEGYQDLSDRLHQLQPHMQASTGCWEDTISQVERMLRRANACTASAEGLEQCSPPPPEVPDPPPSYPLILDRDPVPEELEWEAYVSDSDSDGEGRGSWSDMLSPEERERQRREREESRRVLSELKAVLGFRASEGERMKRKQLLFSDQAAVGLSVHTEGSDPSTQPSDDLTSVGKGESAIDRGNNLSERSAGNEEKEQEGRHDGVRPNPSTDPVTEFSCGVEQSEMGGTSVCSRGGGGASELHQYDGVLEEGEGQNGLDCFLKPKVSAVSVMDRLTEIHGSEALSFSSALAAQVAARSHSLISMEEQTFGDDDDKEEKEGDDEEGRDRQNPEKD; encoded by the exons ATGACTGAGGAGTTTGATGAAGATGTGGTGTTTGAG AATTCTCCTCTTTTCCAGTATCTGCAGGATCTAGGGCACACAGACTTTGAGGCATGTCCGACAGCATCACAGGAGGAGGAATATGGCGAGCAAGAGGGAGACCTCACCTCTCCCGGTGGAGACCCACAGAAAACCTCA GGCTTATGGAGACTGGCTGAGGCCTTATGGAGATGGAGCCCATTTCACCAGGCGGCAGCATCTCGCAAGCTGGACCAGAAGCTG GACTGCATGTTCGGCCAGTACTCGGTCAGGTGCATTCTGGACCAGGACGTGCTGCTGCAGGAGGACGTGGAGCTGATCGAGCTCTTAGACCCGAGTCTGCTCACCCTCGGCTCCTCACCCTCTGGCTCGCCTCGCAGAGCGAACACCTTACCTAGACCGAGCCTCATCGCCAAGCCCTCCCTATG GGACATGGCCGGGCTGGTCGGCCTGGCCTCAGTGCTGCTGGGGCTCTGCTCCGTGTCTGGGGGCCTGTGGTCGCTGGCTGCAGCTCCGTGGGGCTTGGCCCTGCTGGGCTGGGTGGGACTGAGGATGGTCACGTTGTGGAGACAGGGCCGTATGCAGAGAGCTGTCCACACCAGGGCCACCCAGCTCCAGACTCTGGTTCACAACGGCAAGACCCTGACGGGGCTGTCCCGAAAAGCCCTGCGTCTGGTGCAGGAGACTGAAGTCATCTCCAGAGGTTTCACCCT GGTGAGTGCGGCCAGCTCCTTTAGCAGGGCGGGGCCGGGGGCGGGGCTACGTGGCCAACAGCTCATCGGACTGAGGAAGGCCTTGTACCGGGCGCTGCGTTCGGCCTTCAGGGCATCGCGCAGGGCCACCTGTCACATGCTCAAGGC GTTCCCTCTGAACTCTGAGATCGATAATGTGACCAACTACGTGTCCGCGGTGCCTCTGAAGGAGCTGGGGCTTGGCCTGGGTATCGAACACCTGGGAGACGAGCAGGCCCAGGAGCTTACGGATGACTACAGCCTGCCTGCCTTGAAG ATGCTGTTCCAGCTGTGGGTCGGTCAAAGCTCCGAATGTTTCCGTCGGCTGGCCCTTCTCCTCTCTCCAAGCCGAGTAGAGGAGTCTGAGGAAATCAGACCCACAGAAGAcgcctcctctcctcttcctcttcctcctccgctCTACCGGTCCATCTCCGCCGTGACCGAGCCCCTCCATCACGCTCTGGCGAGCTGTCTCGGCGAAGTGCAGCGCAGCTTCGACTTTCACAGACACTTTGAGACCCAGCCGAGGACCACAGGCTGCGACAGGACAGGGCGAGCCAGAGAGAAATGCCGAGAGCTCAACACCCTCCACACCTCCATCCGAAGCCTGCAGCTGCACCTGAAAGCGCTGCTCAGCGA GATGATCATCCTGGAGGACGACCTGGAGAAGCTGATGGTGTCCAAGGAGCTGACGGAGTTGACGCTCGAGGGCTACCAGGACCTGAGCGACCGGCTCCACCAGCTGCAGCCACACATGCAGGCTAGCACTGGCTGCTGGGAGGACACCATCAGTCAGGTGGAGCGCATGCTGAGACGAGCCAACGCCTGTACAG CCAGCGCTGAGGGTCTGGAGCAGTGCAGTCCTCCTCCACCTGAGGTTCCCGATCCTCCTCCATCCTACCCGCTGATCCTGGACAGAGACCCCGTGCCGGAGGAGCTG GAGTGGGAGGCCTACGTGTCTGACTCGGACTCTGATGGCGAAGGCAGAGGGTCATGGTCTGACATGTTGTCACCGGAGGAGCGGGAGCGGCAGCGGCGGGAGAGGGAGGAGTCCCGTCGCGTCCTGTCTGAGCTGAAAGCTGTCCTGGGCTTCCGTGCGTCAGAGGgggagaggatgaagaggaagcaGCTGCTCTTCAGCGACCAAG CCGCCGTGGGGCTTTCGGTTCACACAGAGGGTTCAGACCCTTCCACTCAGCCGTCAGACGATCTGACATCTGTGGGCAAAGGAGAATCTGCCATCGACAGAGGAAACAACCTATCAGAGCGCTCTGCTGGAAATGAAGAGAAGGAGCAGGAAGGAAGACACGATGGGGTGAGGCCTAACCCCTCCACCGACCCCGTGACAGAGTTCAGCTGCGGTGTGGAGCAATCAGAGATGGGAGGAACGTCTGTctgcagcagaggaggaggaggtgcgtCAGAGCTGCACCAGTATGATGGCGTcctggaggagggggaggggcagAACGGCCTGGACTGCTTCCTGAAGCCTAAAGTCTCCGCCGTCTCTGTGATGGACAGACTGACGGAGATCCACGGCTCTGAGGCGCTCAGCTTCAGCTCCGCCCTCGCAGCTCAGGTGGCTGCTCGCTCACACTCCCTCATCAGCATGGAGGAGCAGACGTTCGGAGATGATGATGacaaggaggagaaagagggggaCGACGAAGAGGGCAGAGACAGACAAAACCCAGAGAAGGACTAG
- the vezt gene encoding vezatin isoform X1, with the protein MTEEFDEDVVFENSPLFQYLQDLGHTDFEACPTASQEEEYGEQEGDLTSPGGDPQKTSGLWRLAEALWRWSPFHQAAASRKLDQKLDCMFGQYSVRCILDQDVLLQEDVELIELLDPSLLTLGSSPSGSPRRANTLPRPSLIAKPSLWDMAGLVGLASVLLGLCSVSGGLWSLAAAPWGLALLGWVGLRMVTLWRQGRMQRAVHTRATQLQTLVHNGKTLTGLSRKALRLVQETEVISRGFTLLLDRVSAASSFSRAGPGAGLRGQQLIGLRKALYRALRSAFRASRRATCHMLKAFPLNSEIDNVTNYVSAVPLKELGLGLGIEHLGDEQAQELTDDYSLPALKMLFQLWVGQSSECFRRLALLLSPSRVEESEEIRPTEDASSPLPLPPPLYRSISAVTEPLHHALASCLGEVQRSFDFHRHFETQPRTTGCDRTGRAREKCRELNTLHTSIRSLQLHLKALLSEMIILEDDLEKLMVSKELTELTLEGYQDLSDRLHQLQPHMQASTGCWEDTISQVERMLRRANACTASAEGLEQCSPPPPEVPDPPPSYPLILDRDPVPEELEWEAYVSDSDSDGEGRGSWSDMLSPEERERQRREREESRRVLSELKAVLGFRASEGERMKRKQLLFSDQAAVGLSVHTEGSDPSTQPSDDLTSVGKGESAIDRGNNLSERSAGNEEKEQEGRHDGVRPNPSTDPVTEFSCGVEQSEMGGTSVCSRGGGGASELHQYDGVLEEGEGQNGLDCFLKPKVSAVSVMDRLTEIHGSEALSFSSALAAQVAARSHSLISMEEQTFGDDDDKEEKEGDDEEGRDRQNPEKD; encoded by the exons ATGACTGAGGAGTTTGATGAAGATGTGGTGTTTGAG AATTCTCCTCTTTTCCAGTATCTGCAGGATCTAGGGCACACAGACTTTGAGGCATGTCCGACAGCATCACAGGAGGAGGAATATGGCGAGCAAGAGGGAGACCTCACCTCTCCCGGTGGAGACCCACAGAAAACCTCA GGCTTATGGAGACTGGCTGAGGCCTTATGGAGATGGAGCCCATTTCACCAGGCGGCAGCATCTCGCAAGCTGGACCAGAAGCTG GACTGCATGTTCGGCCAGTACTCGGTCAGGTGCATTCTGGACCAGGACGTGCTGCTGCAGGAGGACGTGGAGCTGATCGAGCTCTTAGACCCGAGTCTGCTCACCCTCGGCTCCTCACCCTCTGGCTCGCCTCGCAGAGCGAACACCTTACCTAGACCGAGCCTCATCGCCAAGCCCTCCCTATG GGACATGGCCGGGCTGGTCGGCCTGGCCTCAGTGCTGCTGGGGCTCTGCTCCGTGTCTGGGGGCCTGTGGTCGCTGGCTGCAGCTCCGTGGGGCTTGGCCCTGCTGGGCTGGGTGGGACTGAGGATGGTCACGTTGTGGAGACAGGGCCGTATGCAGAGAGCTGTCCACACCAGGGCCACCCAGCTCCAGACTCTGGTTCACAACGGCAAGACCCTGACGGGGCTGTCCCGAAAAGCCCTGCGTCTGGTGCAGGAGACTGAAGTCATCTCCAGAGGTTTCACCCT TTTGCTCGACAGGGTGAGTGCGGCCAGCTCCTTTAGCAGGGCGGGGCCGGGGGCGGGGCTACGTGGCCAACAGCTCATCGGACTGAGGAAGGCCTTGTACCGGGCGCTGCGTTCGGCCTTCAGGGCATCGCGCAGGGCCACCTGTCACATGCTCAAGGC GTTCCCTCTGAACTCTGAGATCGATAATGTGACCAACTACGTGTCCGCGGTGCCTCTGAAGGAGCTGGGGCTTGGCCTGGGTATCGAACACCTGGGAGACGAGCAGGCCCAGGAGCTTACGGATGACTACAGCCTGCCTGCCTTGAAG ATGCTGTTCCAGCTGTGGGTCGGTCAAAGCTCCGAATGTTTCCGTCGGCTGGCCCTTCTCCTCTCTCCAAGCCGAGTAGAGGAGTCTGAGGAAATCAGACCCACAGAAGAcgcctcctctcctcttcctcttcctcctccgctCTACCGGTCCATCTCCGCCGTGACCGAGCCCCTCCATCACGCTCTGGCGAGCTGTCTCGGCGAAGTGCAGCGCAGCTTCGACTTTCACAGACACTTTGAGACCCAGCCGAGGACCACAGGCTGCGACAGGACAGGGCGAGCCAGAGAGAAATGCCGAGAGCTCAACACCCTCCACACCTCCATCCGAAGCCTGCAGCTGCACCTGAAAGCGCTGCTCAGCGA GATGATCATCCTGGAGGACGACCTGGAGAAGCTGATGGTGTCCAAGGAGCTGACGGAGTTGACGCTCGAGGGCTACCAGGACCTGAGCGACCGGCTCCACCAGCTGCAGCCACACATGCAGGCTAGCACTGGCTGCTGGGAGGACACCATCAGTCAGGTGGAGCGCATGCTGAGACGAGCCAACGCCTGTACAG CCAGCGCTGAGGGTCTGGAGCAGTGCAGTCCTCCTCCACCTGAGGTTCCCGATCCTCCTCCATCCTACCCGCTGATCCTGGACAGAGACCCCGTGCCGGAGGAGCTG GAGTGGGAGGCCTACGTGTCTGACTCGGACTCTGATGGCGAAGGCAGAGGGTCATGGTCTGACATGTTGTCACCGGAGGAGCGGGAGCGGCAGCGGCGGGAGAGGGAGGAGTCCCGTCGCGTCCTGTCTGAGCTGAAAGCTGTCCTGGGCTTCCGTGCGTCAGAGGgggagaggatgaagaggaagcaGCTGCTCTTCAGCGACCAAG CCGCCGTGGGGCTTTCGGTTCACACAGAGGGTTCAGACCCTTCCACTCAGCCGTCAGACGATCTGACATCTGTGGGCAAAGGAGAATCTGCCATCGACAGAGGAAACAACCTATCAGAGCGCTCTGCTGGAAATGAAGAGAAGGAGCAGGAAGGAAGACACGATGGGGTGAGGCCTAACCCCTCCACCGACCCCGTGACAGAGTTCAGCTGCGGTGTGGAGCAATCAGAGATGGGAGGAACGTCTGTctgcagcagaggaggaggaggtgcgtCAGAGCTGCACCAGTATGATGGCGTcctggaggagggggaggggcagAACGGCCTGGACTGCTTCCTGAAGCCTAAAGTCTCCGCCGTCTCTGTGATGGACAGACTGACGGAGATCCACGGCTCTGAGGCGCTCAGCTTCAGCTCCGCCCTCGCAGCTCAGGTGGCTGCTCGCTCACACTCCCTCATCAGCATGGAGGAGCAGACGTTCGGAGATGATGATGacaaggaggagaaagagggggaCGACGAAGAGGGCAGAGACAGACAAAACCCAGAGAAGGACTAG
- the vezt gene encoding vezatin isoform X3 → MHNSPLFQYLQDLGHTDFEACPTASQEEEYGEQEGDLTSPGGDPQKTSGLWRLAEALWRWSPFHQAAASRKLDQKLDCMFGQYSVRCILDQDVLLQEDVELIELLDPSLLTLGSSPSGSPRRANTLPRPSLIAKPSLWDMAGLVGLASVLLGLCSVSGGLWSLAAAPWGLALLGWVGLRMVTLWRQGRMQRAVHTRATQLQTLVHNGKTLTGLSRKALRLVQETEVISRGFTLLLDRVSAASSFSRAGPGAGLRGQQLIGLRKALYRALRSAFRASRRATCHMLKAFPLNSEIDNVTNYVSAVPLKELGLGLGIEHLGDEQAQELTDDYSLPALKMLFQLWVGQSSECFRRLALLLSPSRVEESEEIRPTEDASSPLPLPPPLYRSISAVTEPLHHALASCLGEVQRSFDFHRHFETQPRTTGCDRTGRAREKCRELNTLHTSIRSLQLHLKALLSEMIILEDDLEKLMVSKELTELTLEGYQDLSDRLHQLQPHMQASTGCWEDTISQVERMLRRANACTASAEGLEQCSPPPPEVPDPPPSYPLILDRDPVPEELEWEAYVSDSDSDGEGRGSWSDMLSPEERERQRREREESRRVLSELKAVLGFRASEGERMKRKQLLFSDQAAVGLSVHTEGSDPSTQPSDDLTSVGKGESAIDRGNNLSERSAGNEEKEQEGRHDGVRPNPSTDPVTEFSCGVEQSEMGGTSVCSRGGGGASELHQYDGVLEEGEGQNGLDCFLKPKVSAVSVMDRLTEIHGSEALSFSSALAAQVAARSHSLISMEEQTFGDDDDKEEKEGDDEEGRDRQNPEKD, encoded by the exons ATGCAT AATTCTCCTCTTTTCCAGTATCTGCAGGATCTAGGGCACACAGACTTTGAGGCATGTCCGACAGCATCACAGGAGGAGGAATATGGCGAGCAAGAGGGAGACCTCACCTCTCCCGGTGGAGACCCACAGAAAACCTCA GGCTTATGGAGACTGGCTGAGGCCTTATGGAGATGGAGCCCATTTCACCAGGCGGCAGCATCTCGCAAGCTGGACCAGAAGCTG GACTGCATGTTCGGCCAGTACTCGGTCAGGTGCATTCTGGACCAGGACGTGCTGCTGCAGGAGGACGTGGAGCTGATCGAGCTCTTAGACCCGAGTCTGCTCACCCTCGGCTCCTCACCCTCTGGCTCGCCTCGCAGAGCGAACACCTTACCTAGACCGAGCCTCATCGCCAAGCCCTCCCTATG GGACATGGCCGGGCTGGTCGGCCTGGCCTCAGTGCTGCTGGGGCTCTGCTCCGTGTCTGGGGGCCTGTGGTCGCTGGCTGCAGCTCCGTGGGGCTTGGCCCTGCTGGGCTGGGTGGGACTGAGGATGGTCACGTTGTGGAGACAGGGCCGTATGCAGAGAGCTGTCCACACCAGGGCCACCCAGCTCCAGACTCTGGTTCACAACGGCAAGACCCTGACGGGGCTGTCCCGAAAAGCCCTGCGTCTGGTGCAGGAGACTGAAGTCATCTCCAGAGGTTTCACCCT TTTGCTCGACAGGGTGAGTGCGGCCAGCTCCTTTAGCAGGGCGGGGCCGGGGGCGGGGCTACGTGGCCAACAGCTCATCGGACTGAGGAAGGCCTTGTACCGGGCGCTGCGTTCGGCCTTCAGGGCATCGCGCAGGGCCACCTGTCACATGCTCAAGGC GTTCCCTCTGAACTCTGAGATCGATAATGTGACCAACTACGTGTCCGCGGTGCCTCTGAAGGAGCTGGGGCTTGGCCTGGGTATCGAACACCTGGGAGACGAGCAGGCCCAGGAGCTTACGGATGACTACAGCCTGCCTGCCTTGAAG ATGCTGTTCCAGCTGTGGGTCGGTCAAAGCTCCGAATGTTTCCGTCGGCTGGCCCTTCTCCTCTCTCCAAGCCGAGTAGAGGAGTCTGAGGAAATCAGACCCACAGAAGAcgcctcctctcctcttcctcttcctcctccgctCTACCGGTCCATCTCCGCCGTGACCGAGCCCCTCCATCACGCTCTGGCGAGCTGTCTCGGCGAAGTGCAGCGCAGCTTCGACTTTCACAGACACTTTGAGACCCAGCCGAGGACCACAGGCTGCGACAGGACAGGGCGAGCCAGAGAGAAATGCCGAGAGCTCAACACCCTCCACACCTCCATCCGAAGCCTGCAGCTGCACCTGAAAGCGCTGCTCAGCGA GATGATCATCCTGGAGGACGACCTGGAGAAGCTGATGGTGTCCAAGGAGCTGACGGAGTTGACGCTCGAGGGCTACCAGGACCTGAGCGACCGGCTCCACCAGCTGCAGCCACACATGCAGGCTAGCACTGGCTGCTGGGAGGACACCATCAGTCAGGTGGAGCGCATGCTGAGACGAGCCAACGCCTGTACAG CCAGCGCTGAGGGTCTGGAGCAGTGCAGTCCTCCTCCACCTGAGGTTCCCGATCCTCCTCCATCCTACCCGCTGATCCTGGACAGAGACCCCGTGCCGGAGGAGCTG GAGTGGGAGGCCTACGTGTCTGACTCGGACTCTGATGGCGAAGGCAGAGGGTCATGGTCTGACATGTTGTCACCGGAGGAGCGGGAGCGGCAGCGGCGGGAGAGGGAGGAGTCCCGTCGCGTCCTGTCTGAGCTGAAAGCTGTCCTGGGCTTCCGTGCGTCAGAGGgggagaggatgaagaggaagcaGCTGCTCTTCAGCGACCAAG CCGCCGTGGGGCTTTCGGTTCACACAGAGGGTTCAGACCCTTCCACTCAGCCGTCAGACGATCTGACATCTGTGGGCAAAGGAGAATCTGCCATCGACAGAGGAAACAACCTATCAGAGCGCTCTGCTGGAAATGAAGAGAAGGAGCAGGAAGGAAGACACGATGGGGTGAGGCCTAACCCCTCCACCGACCCCGTGACAGAGTTCAGCTGCGGTGTGGAGCAATCAGAGATGGGAGGAACGTCTGTctgcagcagaggaggaggaggtgcgtCAGAGCTGCACCAGTATGATGGCGTcctggaggagggggaggggcagAACGGCCTGGACTGCTTCCTGAAGCCTAAAGTCTCCGCCGTCTCTGTGATGGACAGACTGACGGAGATCCACGGCTCTGAGGCGCTCAGCTTCAGCTCCGCCCTCGCAGCTCAGGTGGCTGCTCGCTCACACTCCCTCATCAGCATGGAGGAGCAGACGTTCGGAGATGATGATGacaaggaggagaaagagggggaCGACGAAGAGGGCAGAGACAGACAAAACCCAGAGAAGGACTAG